In a genomic window of Asticcacaulis sp.:
- a CDS encoding organic hydroperoxide resistance protein: MTEVVTVLYTAHGKATGGREGTASAGNQSLKLSTPKELGGAGGDGTNPEELFAMGYAACFIGALKAVGAGQKIAVPADTHIESSVGIGKISHGFGITVELKISLPGLAPDVADKLINDAHQVCPYSNATRGNIDVKLSRI; this comes from the coding sequence ATGACCGAAGTTGTAACCGTACTCTATACCGCTCACGGCAAGGCCACCGGCGGCCGCGAAGGCACCGCCTCGGCGGGCAACCAGAGCCTTAAGCTTTCCACACCGAAGGAATTGGGTGGCGCTGGTGGTGACGGCACCAATCCGGAAGAACTGTTCGCCATGGGCTACGCCGCCTGCTTCATTGGTGCCTTGAAGGCGGTGGGCGCCGGCCAGAAGATCGCGGTGCCGGCCGATACCCACATCGAATCGAGCGTTGGCATCGGCAAGATCAGCCACGGTTTCGGCATTACGGTCGAACTGAAGATTTCGCTGCCGGGCCTGGCGCCGGATGTGGCCGACAAGTTAATTAACGACGCGCACCAGGTCTGCCCCTATTCCAACGCCACGCGCGGCAATATCGACGTAAAGCTGTCGCGGATCTGA
- the sfsA gene encoding DNA/RNA nuclease SfsA, with protein sequence MSDSLIGMSGLIRGRLLSRYKRFFADIELDTEETITAHCPNPGKMLGLLDAGTPALVTHLNDPKKKLQYRLEALKEHGAENGIWVGVNTQWPNRVIPLAIRAGLIPQLTGYTTIQPEKKYGHNSRIDLYASGHACLPDAYIEIKNVHFSRQPGLAEFPDCVTERGAKHLYELIEMVKSGYRAAVVFCVQRDDCQRFDIARDCDPGFGHAYDAARDAGVEFIATGFGFSEAGLRLAQALDIT encoded by the coding sequence GTGTCAGATTCGCTTATCGGCATGAGCGGGCTTATAAGAGGGCGGCTTCTCAGCAGATACAAGCGTTTCTTCGCCGATATCGAACTCGATACCGAAGAAACCATTACAGCACACTGTCCGAATCCCGGCAAGATGCTGGGCCTGCTGGATGCCGGCACGCCGGCACTGGTCACACACCTCAATGATCCGAAGAAAAAGCTGCAATACCGGCTGGAGGCGCTGAAAGAACACGGGGCCGAAAACGGCATCTGGGTTGGCGTCAATACCCAGTGGCCCAACCGGGTCATCCCCCTGGCCATTCGGGCCGGATTGATCCCGCAACTGACCGGTTACACCACGATCCAGCCGGAGAAAAAATATGGCCATAATTCGCGCATCGATCTTTATGCCAGCGGCCATGCCTGTCTGCCGGACGCCTATATCGAGATCAAGAATGTCCATTTCTCAAGGCAGCCGGGTCTGGCGGAATTTCCCGATTGCGTGACGGAACGCGGCGCCAAGCATCTTTATGAACTGATCGAAATGGTGAAAAGCGGTTACCGCGCCGCTGTCGTTTTCTGCGTCCAGCGCGATGACTGCCAGCGTTTCGATATCGCCCGCGACTGCGATCCCGGTTTCGGCCATGCCTATGACGCCGCCCGCGACGCCGGCGTGGAATTTATCGCCACCGGCTTTGGCTTTTCCGAGGCGGGCCTGCGCCTGGCCCAGGCCCTGGATATCACCTGA
- a CDS encoding M20/M25/M40 family metallo-hydrolase: MADLVGSEKPEETIVVGGHLDSWDQGTGAIDDGSGIAITMAAAKVMIDHNLKPKRTIRVVFWGSEEVSQPAGDTTETGGGAFREAHKAELANYVAHAESDFGADRINNFSLMATDDAAFVTQLGNLLYPLGIYQDTKATPHGGEDSGAMNDFVPAFDLNQDGYRYFDTHHTPNDTLDRVDPQQLSQNVAAWTATLWLMANTDVRFKLPPKDAK; encoded by the coding sequence GTGGCCGATCTGGTCGGGTCTGAAAAGCCTGAGGAAACCATCGTGGTCGGCGGCCACCTCGATAGCTGGGACCAGGGCACCGGCGCCATTGATGATGGTTCCGGCATCGCCATCACCATGGCGGCCGCCAAGGTGATGATCGATCACAATCTCAAGCCGAAGCGCACCATCCGCGTCGTTTTCTGGGGCTCGGAGGAGGTGTCGCAACCGGCGGGTGATACCACCGAGACCGGCGGCGGCGCTTTCCGCGAGGCGCACAAGGCCGAACTGGCGAACTATGTGGCGCACGCCGAATCCGATTTTGGGGCCGACCGGATCAACAATTTCTCCCTTATGGCGACCGATGACGCTGCCTTTGTCACCCAACTCGGCAACCTGCTTTATCCGCTGGGCATCTACCAGGATACCAAGGCCACGCCGCACGGCGGTGAAGATTCAGGCGCCATGAACGATTTCGTGCCGGCCTTCGATCTCAATCAGGACGGCTATCGCTATTTCGATACCCACCACACGCCGAACGACACGCTGGATCGCGTCGATCCGCAACAACTGAGCCAGAACGTCGCTGCCTGGACCGCCACCCTGTGGCTGATGGCCAATACCGATGTCCGCTTCAAACTGCCGCCGAAGGACGCGAAGTAG
- a CDS encoding PQQ-dependent sugar dehydrogenase — translation MADLSTTGGHSTRDIAFSGDGKYMYVSIGSASNVAEGIVKAPKGFIAGHALGESWGSEAGRALVLRFRVDGSDRHVFATGIRNCVGLAFRPGTDDLYCTTNERDMLGDNLVPDYFTRIADGQFFGWPWYYLGDHEDPRQAGMRPDLKGKVSLPDTLFVSHSAPLGFTFYQAPAGADSAFPPPYDGAAFIALHGSWNRAARTGSKVVIARMKDGRPTGEYEDFLTGFILDDRHVSGRPVGVAIGPDGALYVSDDAGNRIWRVAPE, via the coding sequence GTGGCCGATCTCTCGACGACCGGCGGCCATTCGACGCGCGATATCGCTTTCTCAGGCGACGGCAAATATATGTATGTCAGTATTGGTTCCGCCAGCAATGTTGCCGAAGGCATCGTCAAGGCGCCGAAGGGCTTCATCGCCGGTCATGCCCTGGGCGAAAGCTGGGGCAGCGAGGCGGGGCGGGCACTGGTCCTGCGTTTCAGGGTCGACGGCAGCGACCGGCATGTCTTCGCCACCGGCATCCGCAATTGTGTCGGCCTGGCTTTCAGGCCGGGCACAGATGATCTCTATTGCACCACCAATGAACGCGACATGCTGGGCGACAATCTCGTGCCGGACTATTTCACGCGCATAGCCGATGGGCAGTTCTTCGGCTGGCCGTGGTACTATCTCGGCGATCATGAAGACCCGCGCCAGGCGGGGATGCGCCCGGACCTGAAAGGCAAGGTCAGCCTGCCCGATACCCTGTTCGTGTCGCATTCGGCGCCGCTGGGCTTTACCTTTTACCAGGCGCCGGCGGGCGCGGACTCCGCTTTCCCGCCGCCATATGACGGTGCGGCCTTTATCGCCCTGCATGGCTCATGGAACCGTGCGGCGCGTACCGGGTCGAAAGTGGTGATTGCCCGTATGAAGGACGGCCGGCCGACCGGCGAATATGAAGACTTCCTGACCGGTTTCATTCTCGATGACCGGCACGTTTCGGGGCGTCCGGTCGGTGTGGCGATCGGGCCGGATGGCGCGCTTTATGTGTCGGACGATGCGGGCAACCGTATCTGGCGCGTGGCGCCTGAATAG
- a CDS encoding peptidoglycan DD-metalloendopeptidase family protein — MTYTLYSDWLKTAPPRAEIMRGLHTYFEPIRLDAEGALKLGLKNSLPGDAVLAKGVLVGGYDEERAIYSGPVFEAQDGAEPRTIHLGIDLFNAAGTPVFAPLAGRVHSFQDNANPKDYGPTIILEHKVTSELIFYTLYGHLSRDSLDGLFAGKPVAAGEEVARLGEAAINGDWPPHLHFQLILDMQGKRGDYPGVFKKSEREQWKQICPDPAPLLGI; from the coding sequence ATGACTTATACGCTTTATTCCGACTGGCTGAAAACCGCGCCGCCGCGTGCCGAGATCATGCGTGGGCTGCACACATACTTTGAGCCGATCCGCCTGGATGCCGAAGGGGCGCTGAAGCTGGGCTTGAAAAACAGCCTGCCGGGAGATGCCGTTCTGGCCAAGGGGGTGCTGGTCGGCGGTTATGACGAGGAACGGGCCATCTATTCCGGACCGGTATTTGAAGCGCAAGATGGCGCCGAGCCGCGCACCATCCACCTCGGAATCGATCTGTTTAACGCCGCCGGCACACCTGTTTTCGCGCCGCTGGCGGGCCGCGTCCACAGCTTCCAGGACAATGCCAATCCGAAAGACTATGGCCCGACGATCATTCTCGAACACAAAGTCACGTCAGAACTGATTTTTTACACGCTCTATGGTCACCTGAGCCGCGACAGCCTGGACGGTCTGTTTGCCGGAAAGCCTGTGGCGGCGGGCGAGGAGGTGGCGCGACTGGGTGAGGCGGCGATAAATGGTGACTGGCCGCCACACCTGCATTTCCAGCTTATCCTCGACATGCAGGGCAAGCGAGGCGACTATCCTGGCGTCTTCAAAAAGAGCGAGCGCGAACAATGGAAACAAATCTGTCCCGACCCCGCCCCGTTGCTGGGGATTTGA
- a CDS encoding molybdopterin-binding protein produces MTTNPTAAILIIGDEILSGRTTDSNINTIAKFLVSLGIDLKEARVVHDDEVQIIETVNALRHVHDYVFTTGGIGPTHDDITADCLAKAFGVDISEHPAALKLLTERSIAMGWTLNENSRRMARIPHGAELIKNPVSAAPGFQLGNVFVMAGVPKIMEAMLEDVAPRLRTGARVLSRTVKLSYVGESAAADALREINGRYPDLSLGSYPYGLSLNGEFGTQLVVRGRDAEQVDAATNELKAALVSVVEAGKARNPLASFEEITA; encoded by the coding sequence ATGACGACCAATCCGACCGCCGCCATCCTGATTATCGGCGACGAGATCCTGTCCGGGCGTACCACTGACAGCAATATCAACACAATCGCCAAATTCCTCGTTTCACTAGGCATCGACCTGAAGGAGGCGCGGGTGGTGCACGACGATGAGGTGCAAATCATTGAGACGGTGAACGCGCTGCGTCATGTTCATGACTACGTTTTCACGACCGGCGGCATTGGCCCGACGCACGATGACATCACTGCTGACTGCCTGGCGAAAGCCTTCGGCGTCGATATCAGCGAACACCCGGCGGCGCTGAAGCTCCTGACGGAACGCTCCATCGCCATGGGCTGGACGCTGAACGAGAACAGCCGCCGTATGGCGCGCATTCCGCATGGCGCGGAACTGATCAAAAATCCGGTTTCGGCCGCCCCTGGCTTCCAGTTGGGCAATGTGTTCGTCATGGCCGGCGTGCCCAAGATCATGGAGGCCATGCTGGAAGACGTGGCGCCGCGTCTGCGCACCGGCGCGCGTGTGCTGTCGCGTACCGTCAAGCTGTCCTATGTCGGCGAAAGCGCGGCGGCCGACGCCCTGCGTGAGATCAACGGGCGCTATCCGGACCTGTCGCTCGGGAGCTACCCTTACGGCCTGTCACTCAATGGCGAATTCGGCACTCAGCTTGTGGTGCGTGGCCGCGATGCCGAACAGGTCGATGCTGCCACGAATGAACTGAAAGCGGCGCTAGTCTCGGTGGTGGAGGCCGGCAAGGCGCGCAATCCGCTGGCCAGTTTTGAAGAAATTACTGCGTAA
- a CDS encoding MarR family transcriptional regulator has translation MPNTSPPELKLENQICFAVYSAAHAFAQAYKPHLDPMGLTYPQYLVMLLLWDQDGRSVNEIAHPLHLDSGTLTPLLKRMEKAGLVTRGRDAKDERIVRVHLTPHGKSLSEKARAIPQAMLCASGMELDGLMALREEVKVLGQSLREK, from the coding sequence ATGCCCAATACCTCCCCGCCTGAATTGAAACTGGAAAACCAGATCTGCTTCGCCGTCTATTCTGCGGCGCACGCCTTCGCGCAAGCCTACAAGCCGCACCTCGACCCAATGGGACTGACCTATCCGCAGTATCTCGTCATGCTGCTGCTGTGGGACCAGGACGGTCGCTCGGTCAACGAGATCGCCCACCCCCTGCACCTCGATTCGGGCACCCTCACCCCACTGCTCAAGCGCATGGAAAAGGCCGGGCTGGTCACGCGCGGACGTGATGCAAAGGACGAGCGCATCGTGCGCGTTCACCTGACTCCGCACGGCAAAAGTCTGAGTGAAAAAGCCCGCGCCATTCCCCAGGCCATGCTGTGCGCCTCCGGCATGGAACTGGATGGCCTCATGGCTTTGCGCGAGGAAGTCAAGGTGCTCGGCCAATCCTTACGCGAAAAATAG
- a CDS encoding Hpt domain-containing protein: protein MPEKAQIIQVPNTLRAKVGGRLGALDAQAVAKAEAALADLSNHFEDWLMDEIRKLEEVQARIKEEGLNMVNSDQLFYRAHDLKGLGTTYGFPLITRVAGSLCKMLDEEEKRIIAPWKLVEAHLDAIRAIVRGQIKTVDHPTGVMLSETLEARVKEHLEAAGLYT, encoded by the coding sequence ATGCCGGAAAAAGCTCAGATTATTCAAGTGCCAAACACCCTGCGCGCCAAGGTGGGCGGACGGCTGGGCGCACTGGATGCCCAGGCCGTCGCCAAGGCCGAGGCGGCCCTGGCCGATCTGTCCAACCACTTTGAAGATTGGTTGATGGATGAAATCAGGAAGCTGGAGGAGGTTCAGGCCCGGATCAAGGAAGAAGGGCTGAACATGGTCAATTCCGACCAGCTCTTTTATCGCGCCCATGATCTCAAGGGGCTTGGCACGACCTACGGGTTTCCGCTGATTACCCGCGTGGCCGGTTCGCTGTGCAAGATGCTCGATGAGGAAGAAAAGCGCATAATCGCGCCGTGGAAACTGGTCGAAGCCCACCTCGACGCCATTCGCGCCATTGTGCGTGGTCAGATCAAGACCGTGGACCACCCGACCGGGGTCATGCTTTCCGAGACGCTGGAAGCGCGCGTCAAGGAACATCTCGAAGCGGCTGGCCTGTACACCTGA
- a CDS encoding alpha-ketoglutarate-dependent dioxygenase AlkB translates to MSAWPNLSLFEDDRVPGLNYRDDYITPEEEADLIREVDKQPWSMELLRRRQWYGWAPDDTAYGGPEEYRPQPMPDWLRWLAKRLHEDGIFAGVPERALINEYHPGQGIGVHKDRDTERIKSVAIISLGSPITMDFTRLGHAPRTQYLYPRSLLTMQGEAREKWMHGITGRKTDRVGGLILPRQRRLSVTFRYVSP, encoded by the coding sequence ATGTCTGCCTGGCCGAACCTGTCCCTGTTTGAAGACGACCGGGTGCCCGGCCTGAATTACCGGGATGACTATATCACGCCTGAAGAAGAGGCAGACCTGATCCGGGAAGTCGACAAACAGCCGTGGTCGATGGAGCTCCTGCGCCGGCGGCAATGGTATGGCTGGGCGCCGGACGACACGGCTTATGGCGGGCCGGAAGAATACCGGCCGCAGCCCATGCCGGACTGGCTGCGCTGGCTGGCAAAGCGTCTTCACGAGGACGGTATTTTCGCCGGTGTGCCGGAACGGGCCCTGATCAATGAATATCATCCGGGGCAGGGAATCGGCGTCCATAAGGACCGGGATACCGAGCGGATTAAATCCGTGGCCATTATCAGCCTAGGATCACCGATCACGATGGACTTCACGCGGCTGGGCCACGCCCCGCGCACGCAATATCTCTATCCGCGCAGCCTGCTGACCATGCAGGGCGAGGCGCGGGAGAAATGGATGCACGGCATTACCGGGCGCAAGACGGACAGGGTAGGCGGGCTAATATTGCCGCGCCAAAGGCGGCTGTCGGTGACCTTCAGATATGTCAGCCCCTGA
- a CDS encoding class II glutamine amidotransferase, whose amino-acid sequence MCELLAMSANVPTDVRFSFAALSQRGGATGAHTDGWGISFYEQKGCRSIHDPNPSAHSELARFIKSYPIKSLIVIAHVRKANRGRVVLENTHPFSRELWGCAWSFAHNGQLKGIKKRPLTFYTPIGTTDSEHAFCWLLDRLRTLYPKRPSDPVLARAIADLFADLRGLGVFNALLSDGRALYASCSTKLCYVERRAPFGPASLIDEDMEVDFAQETTPDDRVVILASTPLTRNETWVHVKPQTTLVARNGAIIKTFG is encoded by the coding sequence ATGTGCGAACTTCTGGCGATGAGCGCCAATGTCCCGACCGATGTGCGTTTCAGCTTCGCCGCCCTGTCGCAGCGCGGCGGCGCTACGGGGGCGCATACCGATGGCTGGGGCATCAGCTTCTATGAGCAGAAGGGCTGCCGCAGCATCCATGATCCCAATCCGAGCGCCCATTCGGAACTGGCGCGCTTCATCAAATCCTATCCGATCAAGAGCCTGATCGTCATTGCCCATGTGCGCAAGGCCAATCGCGGACGGGTGGTGCTGGAAAATACCCATCCGTTCAGCCGCGAACTGTGGGGCTGCGCCTGGAGTTTCGCCCATAACGGCCAGTTGAAAGGCATCAAGAAGCGGCCCCTCACCTTCTATACGCCGATCGGCACCACCGACAGCGAACACGCCTTCTGTTGGCTGCTCGATCGGTTGCGCACCCTGTATCCGAAGCGCCCGTCCGACCCGGTGCTGGCCCGCGCCATAGCGGACTTGTTCGCCGACCTGCGCGGCCTGGGGGTATTCAATGCCCTGCTGAGCGACGGCCGCGCCCTCTATGCCAGTTGCTCGACCAAACTCTGCTATGTCGAGCGCCGCGCGCCTTTCGGCCCCGCCAGCCTGATCGACGAGGACATGGAGGTCGATTTCGCTCAGGAAACGACGCCGGACGACCGCGTGGTGATCCTGGCATCAACGCCTCTGACACGAAACGAGACATGGGTGCATGTAAAGCCCCAAACCACGCTGGTGGCGCGCAATGGTGCGATAATAAAAACGTTCGGATGA
- a CDS encoding c-type cytochrome, with protein MIRPLLAGLCLLMALTLPACSKAASPQQIAAGKAVFAANCALCHDASPSMGDFQGPPLFGVVGRKIGGAAGFDYSDALKAARGRGETWGESNLDAFLADPQQAMPGTQMPVNVPNATDRRNLIAYLTSLNGKTPAAKAVVPADGPVSGNDNLDWRKDAPGVLHRVTVADLPKPFATNSAGNSAQYVAPSPAFLPKAPAGFTVSLFSNDLDGPRNMRTAPNGDLYVVRIRPGPYQRVPKSGRQAQCHARNLCGGPEPALRHRLPERLRLYRQCRFGSAHSNCWRQT; from the coding sequence TTGATAAGGCCCCTGCTGGCCGGCCTGTGCTTGCTGATGGCCCTGACCCTGCCGGCCTGCTCAAAAGCGGCATCGCCTCAGCAGATCGCGGCGGGCAAGGCGGTCTTCGCGGCCAATTGCGCGCTGTGCCACGACGCCAGCCCGTCCATGGGCGATTTTCAGGGACCGCCCCTGTTTGGTGTTGTCGGCCGCAAGATCGGCGGTGCGGCGGGCTTTGACTATTCTGACGCCCTGAAAGCGGCGCGCGGCCGCGGCGAGACCTGGGGTGAGAGCAATCTCGATGCCTTCCTGGCCGATCCGCAGCAGGCCATGCCGGGCACGCAGATGCCTGTCAATGTGCCGAACGCCACCGATCGCCGCAACCTGATCGCCTATCTGACAAGTCTGAATGGCAAAACGCCTGCTGCTAAAGCGGTCGTGCCGGCCGATGGTCCCGTAAGCGGTAATGACAATCTCGATTGGCGCAAGGATGCGCCGGGCGTGCTGCACCGGGTAACGGTGGCGGATTTGCCAAAGCCCTTCGCTACCAATTCAGCCGGCAACAGCGCGCAATATGTCGCGCCATCGCCAGCCTTCCTGCCGAAGGCGCCCGCCGGTTTTACCGTGTCGCTGTTCTCGAATGACCTGGACGGGCCGCGTAATATGCGCACCGCGCCAAATGGCGATCTTTATGTGGTCAGAATCCGGCCGGGGCCGTATCAGCGTGTTCCTAAATCAGGGCGGCAGGCTCAGTGCCACGCGCGAAACCTTTGCGGAGGGCCTGAACCAGCCCTTCGGCATCGCCTTCCTGAACGGTTACGTCTATATCGCCAATGTCGGTTCGGTAGTGCGCATTCCAATTGCTGGCGGCAAACCTGA
- a CDS encoding rRNA pseudouridine synthase gives MSISKTYDGDEPVRVNKWLAQSGVCSRREADSLIADGLVKIEGVTITSAGHKIEPGQTLTLDQGGAAALDARMTILYHKPVGIVSGQPEPGETPAIRMIRRANVFGPADVYPDQNSKLAPVGRLDKDSRGLLILSEDGVLAKAIIGPESDLEKEYRVTVRGPIFEEKLKWLRHGLELDGRKLKPAKVVQTGDQTLTFILKEGRNRQIRRMCDMCELRVIDLYRVRIGSLRIGNLPEGQWRFITPEERAALVRG, from the coding sequence ATGTCCATAAGCAAAACATATGATGGCGATGAGCCGGTACGGGTCAACAAGTGGCTGGCCCAGAGCGGTGTGTGTTCGCGGCGCGAAGCCGACAGCCTGATCGCGGACGGGCTGGTTAAAATCGAAGGCGTGACCATCACCTCCGCCGGCCACAAGATCGAACCGGGCCAGACTTTGACGCTCGATCAGGGCGGTGCGGCAGCGCTCGATGCCCGCATGACCATTCTCTATCATAAGCCGGTCGGCATTGTTTCCGGCCAGCCGGAGCCGGGTGAAACGCCGGCTATCCGCATGATCCGCCGCGCCAATGTCTTCGGACCGGCCGATGTCTATCCCGATCAAAACAGCAAGCTGGCGCCGGTTGGCCGACTTGACAAGGATTCGCGCGGCCTCCTGATCCTCTCCGAAGACGGCGTTCTGGCCAAGGCGATCATCGGGCCGGAAAGCGACCTGGAAAAGGAATATCGTGTCACTGTCCGCGGACCGATCTTCGAGGAAAAGCTGAAATGGCTGCGTCACGGCCTCGAACTTGACGGTCGCAAACTGAAGCCCGCCAAGGTCGTCCAGACCGGCGACCAAACCCTGACCTTTATCCTGAAAGAAGGCCGCAACCGCCAGATCCGCCGCATGTGCGACATGTGCGAACTGCGGGTGATCGATCTTTACCGCGTCCGCATAGGCAGTTTACGCATCGGCAATCTGCCGGAAGGCCAGTGGCGCTTTATCACGCCGGAAGAACGCGCGGCCCTGGTCAGGGGCTGA
- a CDS encoding TIM barrel protein: MSNLTRRAAFALAGLAAATPALNTAAAAAPDIKAALRPFACNLDTWFTDTPFADRFALAAKAGFTQVEFWPVRRDDMDAMKARALLDANGLALTQYAPAAPNFSDPANHDALITMIRDAIADSAILGCKAITLVGHHIVDGLSREAMLSGYTTGLMRIAPLLEQAGLMALVEPFNTVNHPGHLLNGSRPATAMLRAVNSPMVKLQWDFYHMQLEDGDLIEKVTSAIDQVGYVQLGDVPGRHQPGTGEVNHINLLKAIRAAGYKGPMGLEYYPLNNDYKRAVSEAAALSVTTGHA; the protein is encoded by the coding sequence ATGAGCAATCTGACGCGCCGGGCCGCTTTCGCCCTGGCAGGACTGGCCGCTGCCACGCCGGCCCTGAATACGGCGGCAGCGGCGGCGCCTGACATCAAGGCGGCGCTCAGGCCATTCGCCTGTAATCTCGATACCTGGTTCACGGATACGCCGTTCGCCGACCGCTTCGCCCTGGCGGCAAAAGCCGGCTTCACACAGGTGGAGTTCTGGCCGGTCCGGCGAGACGACATGGACGCCATGAAGGCCCGCGCCCTGCTTGATGCCAATGGGCTGGCACTTACGCAATACGCGCCCGCCGCACCCAATTTTTCCGATCCCGCTAATCATGACGCTCTCATAACCATGATCCGTGACGCCATCGCCGACTCGGCCATTCTCGGCTGCAAGGCCATCACCCTGGTCGGGCATCACATTGTCGACGGCCTGTCGCGCGAGGCCATGCTGAGCGGCTACACCACCGGCCTGATGCGGATCGCGCCGCTGCTGGAGCAGGCAGGCCTGATGGCGCTGGTCGAGCCGTTCAATACGGTCAATCACCCCGGTCACCTGCTCAACGGTTCGCGCCCGGCCACGGCCATGCTGCGCGCCGTTAATTCGCCGATGGTCAAGCTGCAATGGGATTTCTATCATATGCAGCTTGAAGACGGCGACCTGATCGAAAAGGTCACTTCCGCTATCGATCAGGTCGGCTACGTACAGTTGGGCGATGTGCCCGGCCGTCACCAGCCCGGCACCGGCGAGGTCAACCATATCAACCTGCTGAAAGCCATCCGGGCCGCCGGTTATAAGGGACCAATGGGGCTGGAATATTACCCGCTCAACAACGACTACAAACGCGCCGTGAGCGAGGCCGCGGCCCTTTCTGTAACGACCGGGCACGCCTGA
- a CDS encoding alpha-N-arabinofuranosidase, whose amino-acid sequence MRHHAISLTALGLLAFGWSAAASAATPVTQVTVDTTKPGAPISRQIFGQFAEHLGTGIYGGIWVGKDLTIPNTRGIRNDVVAALKAIKVPNVRWPGGCFADEYHWEKGIGKGPRPVTLNSNWGGVIEPNTFGTDEYMDFLSQIGAESYVSANVGSSTPRETAEWLEYMTSEKETSLAMARRENGHPAPYAVNFLGIGNESWGCGGNMTPEHYADEYRAFSTYAKNYNPEQVGDKRMMKIASGANVDDYNWTETVMKDTQGKEIDGLSLHFYSGFENWPPYQPASGFDETEYAKVIKTALRMDELVTKHSAIMDKYDPQKKVALVVDEWGAWLKNEPGTNPGFLFQQNSQRDAVLAAVTINIFTRHADRVRMANIAQMINVLQAMILTDGDKMVLTPTYHVFKMYVPWQDATFLPVTYDAGTYSHGGVTLPRADIAAAKAKDGKVYVSITNIDPTQPLEVDLDALGLKAKSASGQTLTAPKIDSINTFDKPNSVVPKPISATAKGGKLVLKLAPESVTVVSLD is encoded by the coding sequence ATGCGTCATCACGCTATTTCCTTAACCGCGCTCGGCCTGCTGGCTTTCGGCTGGAGCGCCGCGGCGTCTGCCGCCACCCCGGTCACCCAAGTTACGGTCGATACGACCAAGCCCGGCGCACCGATCAGCCGCCAGATCTTCGGGCAATTCGCCGAACACCTCGGCACCGGCATCTATGGCGGCATCTGGGTCGGCAAGGATCTGACCATCCCCAATACCCGCGGCATCCGTAATGATGTCGTCGCTGCCCTGAAGGCGATCAAGGTGCCGAACGTGCGCTGGCCCGGCGGCTGCTTCGCCGACGAATATCACTGGGAAAAGGGTATCGGCAAAGGCCCGCGTCCCGTCACGCTCAATTCCAATTGGGGTGGCGTGATCGAGCCCAATACTTTCGGCACCGATGAATATATGGACTTCCTGAGCCAGATCGGCGCCGAATCCTACGTCTCGGCCAATGTCGGCTCCTCCACCCCGCGCGAAACCGCCGAGTGGCTGGAATACATGACCTCGGAAAAGGAAACGAGCCTGGCCATGGCGCGCCGTGAAAACGGCCACCCGGCACCTTACGCCGTCAATTTCCTTGGCATCGGTAATGAAAGCTGGGGCTGCGGCGGCAACATGACGCCGGAACACTATGCCGACGAGTATCGCGCTTTCTCGACCTATGCCAAGAACTACAATCCCGAACAGGTCGGCGACAAGCGCATGATGAAAATCGCTTCCGGCGCCAATGTCGATGACTACAACTGGACCGAAACGGTCATGAAGGACACGCAAGGCAAGGAAATCGACGGCCTCTCCCTGCACTTCTATTCCGGCTTTGAAAACTGGCCGCCATATCAACCGGCGTCGGGTTTCGACGAAACCGAATACGCCAAGGTCATCAAGACCGCCCTGCGCATGGACGAACTGGTCACCAAGCACTCCGCCATCATGGACAAGTACGACCCACAGAAGAAGGTCGCGCTCGTGGTCGATGAATGGGGCGCCTGGCTGAAAAATGAGCCTGGCACCAATCCCGGCTTCCTCTTCCAGCAGAACTCCCAGCGCGATGCCGTCCTGGCGGCTGTGACGATCAACATCTTCACGCGCCACGCCGATCGTGTCCGCATGGCCAATATCGCCCAGATGATCAATGTCCTCCAGGCCATGATCCTGACCGATGGCGACAAGATGGTGCTGACCCCGACCTATCACGTCTTCAAGATGTACGTGCCGTGGCAGGATGCCACCTTCCTGCCGGTCACCTATGACGCCGGCACCTATAGCCACGGCGGCGTCACCCTGCCGCGCGCCGATATCGCCGCCGCGAAAGCAAAAGACGGCAAGGTCTATGTCTCGATCACCAATATCGACCCCACCCAGCCGCTGGAAGTCGACCTGGATGCCTTGGGCCTGAAGGCGAAATCTGCCTCCGGCCAGACCCTGACGGCGCCGAAGATCGACAGCATCAACACCTTCGACAAGCCCAACTCGGTCGTGCCCAAGCCCATTTCCGCCACGGCGAAGGGCGGTAAACTGGTGCTGAAACTGGCGCCGGAATCCGTTACGGTCGTTTCGCTGGACTAA